The following proteins are co-located in the Gossypium hirsutum isolate 1008001.06 chromosome A02, Gossypium_hirsutum_v2.1, whole genome shotgun sequence genome:
- the LOC107937234 gene encoding ubiquitin carboxyl-terminal hydrolase 3 isoform X2 — protein sequence MGAAGSKLEKALGDQFPEGERYFGLENFGNTCYCNSVLQALYFCVPFREQLLEYYSNYKNGADAEENLLICLADLFTQISSQKKKTGVIAPKRFVQRLKKQNELFRSYMHQDAHEFLNFLLNELVDILEKEARTAKNEAETSPPEKVANGPKNPQANGVQKEPLVTWVHKNFQGILTNETRCLRCETVTARDETFFDLSLDIEQNSSITSCLKNFSSTETLNAEDNFFCDKCCSLQEAQKRMKIKKPPHILVIHLKRFKYIEQLGRYKKLSYRVVFPLELKLSNTVEDADSEYSLFAVVVHVGSGPNHGHYVSLVKSHNHWLFFDDENVEMIDESAVQTFFGSAQEYSSNTDHGYILFYESLGANKNS from the exons atGGGGGCGGCGGGTTCAAAACTCGAGAAGGCTTTGGGCGACCAGTTTCCTGAAGGCGAAagatattttggccttgaaaACTTTGGCAACACTTGCTATTGTAACAGCGTGTTGCag GCACTTTATTTTTGTGTCCCATTCCGTGAACAGCTGCTAGaatattattcaaattataaaaatggtGCTGATGCTGAAGAGAATCTACTGATATGCTTGGCTGATCTGTTTACACAG ATAAGTTCACAGAAGAAGAAAACAGGTGTCATTGCTCCAAAGCGCTTTGTACAGAGATTGAAGAAACAAAATGAGCTTTTCCGAAGCTATATGCACCAG GATGCCCACGAGTTCTTGAATTTTTTGCTAAACGAACTTGTTGACATATTGGAGAAAGAGGCTCGAACAGCAAAAAATGAGGCTGAAACTTCACCACCTGAAAAGGTTGCAAATGGTCCAAAGAATCCTCAAGCAAATGGCGTTCAAAAAGAGCCTCTGGTTACATGGGTACACAAGAATTTTCAG GGAATACTTACCAATGAGACCAGATGCTTGCGATGTGAGACAGTGACAGCGAGAGATGAAACTTTCTTTGACTTGAGCCTTGACATTGAACAGAACAGCTCAATTACTAGCTGTTTGAAAAATTTTAGTTCTACTGAGACATTGAACGCTGAGGACAATTTTTTCTGTGACAAGTGCTGCAG TTTGCAAGAAGCCCAGAAGAGAATGAAGATAAAGAAGCCTCCTCACATCCTGGTCATCCATTTAAAACGATTCAAGTACATTGAGCAGCTTGGCCGGTACAAGAAGCTCTCATACCGTGTTGTGTTTCCGCTCGAGCTGAAGCTGAGCAATACTGTGGAAGATGCAGATTCGGAGTATTCTCTGTTTGCTGTAGTCGTTCACGTGGGAAGCGGGCCTAACCATGGGCACTATGTTAGCCTGGTGAAAAGCCATAACCACTGGTTATTTTTTGACGATGAAAACGTGGAGATGATTGACGAGTCTGCAGTTCAGACATTTTTTGGGTCAGCCCAGGAGTACTCAAGTAATACAGATCATGGGTATATCTTATTTTATGAAAGTCTTGGTGCAAACAAGAATAGCTGA
- the LOC107937234 gene encoding ubiquitin carboxyl-terminal hydrolase 3 isoform X1, whose amino-acid sequence MGAAGSKLEKALGDQFPEGERYFGLENFGNTCYCNSVLQALYFCVPFREQLLEYYSNYKNGADAEENLLICLADLFTQFKFCREDDAFLFLANVIDVLISSQKKKTGVIAPKRFVQRLKKQNELFRSYMHQDAHEFLNFLLNELVDILEKEARTAKNEAETSPPEKVANGPKNPQANGVQKEPLVTWVHKNFQGILTNETRCLRCETVTARDETFFDLSLDIEQNSSITSCLKNFSSTETLNAEDNFFCDKCCSLQEAQKRMKIKKPPHILVIHLKRFKYIEQLGRYKKLSYRVVFPLELKLSNTVEDADSEYSLFAVVVHVGSGPNHGHYVSLVKSHNHWLFFDDENVEMIDESAVQTFFGSAQEYSSNTDHGYILFYESLGANKNS is encoded by the exons atGGGGGCGGCGGGTTCAAAACTCGAGAAGGCTTTGGGCGACCAGTTTCCTGAAGGCGAAagatattttggccttgaaaACTTTGGCAACACTTGCTATTGTAACAGCGTGTTGCag GCACTTTATTTTTGTGTCCCATTCCGTGAACAGCTGCTAGaatattattcaaattataaaaatggtGCTGATGCTGAAGAGAATCTACTGATATGCTTGGCTGATCTGTTTACACAG TTCAAATTTTGTAGGGAAGATGATGCTTTTCTGTTTCTAGCAAATGTTATAGATGTTCTG ATAAGTTCACAGAAGAAGAAAACAGGTGTCATTGCTCCAAAGCGCTTTGTACAGAGATTGAAGAAACAAAATGAGCTTTTCCGAAGCTATATGCACCAG GATGCCCACGAGTTCTTGAATTTTTTGCTAAACGAACTTGTTGACATATTGGAGAAAGAGGCTCGAACAGCAAAAAATGAGGCTGAAACTTCACCACCTGAAAAGGTTGCAAATGGTCCAAAGAATCCTCAAGCAAATGGCGTTCAAAAAGAGCCTCTGGTTACATGGGTACACAAGAATTTTCAG GGAATACTTACCAATGAGACCAGATGCTTGCGATGTGAGACAGTGACAGCGAGAGATGAAACTTTCTTTGACTTGAGCCTTGACATTGAACAGAACAGCTCAATTACTAGCTGTTTGAAAAATTTTAGTTCTACTGAGACATTGAACGCTGAGGACAATTTTTTCTGTGACAAGTGCTGCAG TTTGCAAGAAGCCCAGAAGAGAATGAAGATAAAGAAGCCTCCTCACATCCTGGTCATCCATTTAAAACGATTCAAGTACATTGAGCAGCTTGGCCGGTACAAGAAGCTCTCATACCGTGTTGTGTTTCCGCTCGAGCTGAAGCTGAGCAATACTGTGGAAGATGCAGATTCGGAGTATTCTCTGTTTGCTGTAGTCGTTCACGTGGGAAGCGGGCCTAACCATGGGCACTATGTTAGCCTGGTGAAAAGCCATAACCACTGGTTATTTTTTGACGATGAAAACGTGGAGATGATTGACGAGTCTGCAGTTCAGACATTTTTTGGGTCAGCCCAGGAGTACTCAAGTAATACAGATCATGGGTATATCTTATTTTATGAAAGTCTTGGTGCAAACAAGAATAGCTGA
- the LOC107937233 gene encoding probable mitochondrial adenine nucleotide transporter BTL3 translates to MYSADRCLFVDSIRVSRQDGLFLSDKTGPSSFVSSISLKTQKCFVDKNENVCLVSCSLGGQTLGPVKSRRSGGKGGWVLSVSLSREEGYVGDSGEDWGQNGDNNLETVEEVKEKKGSGALNTTKHLWAGAVAAMVSRTFIAPLERLKLEYIVRGEKKSLIELIKWIAASEGLKGFWKGNFLNILRTAPFKAINFYAYDIYRSQLLKLYGNKEATNSEMFLAGAAAGITATLLCLPMDTIRTVMVAPGGEALGGLIGAFRHMIQTEGFFSLYKGLVPSIISMAPSGAVFYGVYDILKSAYLHSPEGRKRILDMKQGGQELNAFEQLELGPVRTLLYGAIAGACSEAATYPFEVVRRHLQMQVRATKLGALATCVKIVQQGGISALYAGLIPSLLQVLPSAAISYLVYEFMKIVLKVEPA, encoded by the exons ATGTACAGTGCGGATCGTTGCTTGTTCGTTGATTCGATCAGGGTCTCACGACAAGATGGCTTGTTTCTCAGTGACAAAACAGGTCCTTCCTCGTTTGTTTCATCCATTTCACTAAAGACCCAGAAATGTTTTGTCGATAAAAACGAAAATGTGTGTTTGGTTTCGTGTTCTTTGGGTGGTCAAACCCTGGGTCCTGTGAAGTCGAGGAGAAGTGGTGGCAAAGGGGGATGGGTTTTATCGGTGAGTTTGTCGAGGGAGGAAGGGTATGTTGGGGACTCAGGAGAAGATTGGGGGCAAAACGGGGATAACAATTTGGAAACGGTGGAAGAGGTGAAAGAGAAGAAGGGATCAGGTGCTTTGAATACCACCAAACATCTCTGGGCTGGTGCTGTTGCTGCTATGGTTTCAAG GACATTCATTGCTCCATTGGAGAGATTGAAGTTGGAATACATAGTTCGTGGTGAAAAGAAAAGCCTTATAGAATTAATTAAGTGGATTGCAGCTTCGGAAGGGTTGAAAGGTTTTTGGAAAGGGAATTTTCTCAATATTCTTCGTACGGCTCCTTTTAAGGCTATCAATTTCTATGCTTACGATATTTATAGAAGTCAACTGTTGAAATTATACGGGAATAAGGAAGCCACGAATTCGGAGATGTTTCTTGCTGGTGCTGCGGCTGGGATTACTGCAACTTTGCTCTGCTTACCAATGGACACT ATCAGGACAGTAATGGTAGCTCCGGGTGGGGAAGCTTTGGGAGGTTTGATTGGTGCTTTTCGTCATATGATTCAGACCGAAGGGTTCTTTTCTCTTTATAAGGGACTAGTCCCCTCGATTATAAGCATGGCACCTTCAGGTGCAGTCTTCTACGGTGTCTATGATATATTGAAGTCTGCCTATCTTCATTCTCCCGAAGGGAGAAAAAGAATTCTAGACATGAAACAAGGTGGTCAAGAACTGAATGCATTCGAACAATTGGAATTAGGTCCCGTTAGAACATTATTGTACGGGGCGATTGCAGGTGCGTGTTCTGAAGCTGCTACTTATCCATTTGAAGTCGTGAGGAGGCATCTTCAAATGCAAGTCCGTGCGACAAAGTTAGGTGCATTGGCAACCTGTGTCAAGATAGTTCAGCAAGGTGGAATTTCCGCTCTTTATGCAGGATTAATCCCCAGCTTATTGCAG GTATTACCATCAGCTGCCATAAGTTACTTGGTTTATGAGTTCATGAAGATAGTTCTCAAGGTGGAGCCAGCATAG